GTGGCATTACCCAACAAAGTAAAAAAGTTGCTTAGCGATGCTGAGCAACTAAGTGATTATCGCGATTGTTCTAGCTATTTTTATAAATGGCTACATAACGAATTTTCAAAGCAACCAGTTGGTAATTTAATTAATGCCCGGGCTGAGTTTATAGACCGCCTGCTAATTAAACTGTTTCATGTTTACGATTTAGCACACGAACCCGACTTAGCACTTATTGCCGTAGGCGGCTATGGGCGTGGCGAGCTGCATCCCTACTCCGACATCGACTTTTTGTTATTGGTTACCCAGCAACCAAGTGAAGCGGTATGTGAAAAAATAGGCCAGTTTGTTACTATGCTTTGGGACCTTAACCTAGAAATAGGTCACAGCGTTCACACCATAGAGCAAGCCATTGAGAAAAAGCGCGGCGATGTTACCTTTGCCACCAGCTTACTCGAAAGCCGCCTAATTTTTGGTAATCACATTGAGTTTGAAAAGCTTAAAACCCACATCATAGAAACCCCAGTTTGGCGCTCTGGTGAATTTTTTGTTGCTAAAGTACAAGAGCAAAACTTACGCCATAAAAAATGCCATGGCACAGCGTATAACCTTGAGCCTAACATTAAAGAAAACCCAGGCGGGCTTCGCGATTTACAAACCATTATTTGGGTTGCAAAAAAGCACTTTAGAGCCGAAACACTTCAAGAGCTTATAAATCATGGCTACTTAACCCATGAAGAGTTTCAGGAGCTTTCTGAGTGCCTAGAAAACCTTTGGAATATTCGCTTTGCACTGCATTTAGCCGCTGGGCGCTCCGAAAACCGTTTATTGTTTGACCATCAACCAAATGCCGCCGAAATACTCGGCTTTGGTAGCGATGGCAAAGCATCGGTAGAGCGCATGATGAAACGCTTATTTAGAATAATGAGCCGCGTACGTGAGCTAAACCAAATGCTACTTTCTTACTTTGAAGAAAGTATTATGCCAGAAAGCAGCGAAGCCGCCGTTATTGAGCTCGATAAAGACTTTGAACGCATTGGGCATCAAATTAGGGTTAAAAATCCGTCGGTATTTTTTAGACGCGATCAGCTGTTTGTTTTGTTTGAACACATTGCCGACAATCCTGAAATCACTCATATTTACCCAAGTACTATTCGTACAATTAGGCAAGTGCGTAGGCGCCTACTAGGTGACTTGCAAGACTATGCAGCCTGCCGTGAAGCCTTTATGCGTATTGTAAAACACCCTAATGGTATGGGGCGCGCGTTTACACTTATGCACAAACACGGCATGTTAGCAGCGTATTTACCGCAGTGGCGTAATATATTTGGGCAAATGCAATTTGATTTATTTCATGCCTACACCGTTGATGAGCACACCCACAAATTAATTAATAATATTTATCAATATTTTGATAAAACTAAAATTAGCGAGTTTCCGCTTTGTAGTGAAATAGTAACGCGCATGGATAAACCTGAGCTGCTTTATTTAGCCGGTATTTTTCATGACATTGCTAAAGGCCGTGGCGGCGATCACTCAGAGCTTGGCTCGGTTGATGCTATTGCATTTTCTAAGTTACATGGCTTCCCATCATCGGATGGAAAACTTATATCGTGGTTAGTTGGTAACCATTTACTTATGTCGGTTACCGCGCAGCGTAAAGACATAAACGACCCAGGTGTAATTAAAGACTTTGCATCGCGGGTAAAAACGGAGCGCCAGCTCGACTACCTTTATTGTTTAACCGTTGCCGATATTCGTGCAACCAACGACAACCTATGGAACGACTGGAAAAGCACCCTACTGCGCGAGTTATACCTTCATACCCAACGTGCACTGCGCTTAGGGCTTGAAAACCCAATGGATCAACGCGACCAAATTCGCGATAAAAAACACCAAGCTAAACAGCGCCTACTTAATTTAGGCTATGTAGAAGATCAAATTGACTTAATTTGGAGTCGCTTTAAAGCCAATTACTTTACTGCCTTTAGCGAGCAACAAATATCATGGCAAACCGAGCACTTATTAAAATGCAGTGACTTAAGTCAGCCAAGCGTTATTGTTTCTGATAAAGCAATGCACGGTGGCACGCAGGTGTTTGCTTATAGCCCTTACTCTGGGCCACTGTTTGCACGCCTAGTAAGTGTAATTGGTTCTAAAAAAGCGCAAATACAACACGCGCAAGTACTTACAACTAAAGACGGCTACGCCCTATTTAATTTTGTAATACTTGAAGTAAGCGGCGACCCAATTGCAAGTAGCCGTGCACAGTCAATTAAACGCGGGCTTGAGCAAGCACTTAACGAGCCGCGTAAAAAAATACGTTTTAAAAAGAATCGCTCACAACGATTTAAAGACTTTAATATTAAACCTAAAATTGTACTGCGCCCACACGCACGCAAAGATCGCAGCCTAATAGAAATTCAAGCTGTAGATATACCCGGTTTACTTACAAAAATTGCCGAAGTTTTCCAAGCGCATTTATTACACATTCACGCTGCCCGCATCACAACGGTAGGTGAACGTGCCGAGGATTTCTTTGTCGTATCAAATAACGAATATCAAGCGCTGACTGATGAAGAGCAAGCCAAAATTCATCAGGCATTACGTAAAAAATTCAACGCCGAAACAGAATAAGGACACACCATGTCAGATTTAAAAACCATGATAGAAAACGCGTGGGACAACCGCGACAGCATAAGCCCAAGCACCGTATCTAGCGATGTTAAACAAGCTATTATCGACGCACTAGAGTTACTTGATAGCGGCGCTGCCCGCGTTGCAGAAAAAATATCAGGCGAATGGGTTGTACACCAATGGCTTAAAAAAGCCGTATTACTGTCGTTTCGTATTCGCGACAACCAACCAATGAACGACGGCGTAAATCAATTTTACGACAAAGTACCGCTTAAATTTAGCGACTACACGCCGGAGCAATTTCAGCAAGGCGGTATGCGCGTAGTACCAAACGCAGTAGCGCGTAAAGGCAGCTTTGTAGGTAAAAACGTTGTACTTATGCCATCGTACGTAAACATTGGCGCATACGTTGACGAAGGCACTATGGTTGATACATGGGCCACTGTAGGCTCGTGTGCACAAATTGGTAAGAACGTACACTTATCTGGCGGCGTTGGCATAGGCGGCGTTTTAGAGCCTCTTCAAGCTAACCCAACCATCATTGAAGACAACTGCTTTATTGGCGCACGTTCTGAAATTGTTGAAGGCGTAGTAGTAGAAGAAGGCGCTGTAATTTCAATGGGCGTTTACATCAGCCAAAGCACCCGTATTTACGACCGTGAAACCGGCGAAATTCACTACGGCCGCGTACCAGCAGGCGCAGTAGTAGTGCCAGGTGCACTACCATCAAAAGATGGCACCCACAGCCTATACGCTGCAATTATCGTTAAAAAAGTAGATCAACAAACACGTGAAAAAGTAGGCATCAACGCCCTACTTCGCTCAATTGATGATTAACACGTAGGTTGGGTTGAGTGAAACGAAACCCAACGATACGTTACAGTTAAGTGTTTTAGCTAAACTTTAATTGTATATAGAAAGCTCTAAACCTTTTGGGTTTAGGGCTTTTTTGTTTATAGCAATGAACTATTAATCAAGCAGCATTATTTTTGTCTTAATGAATAATGTATTTACTGGATCTTCTATCTTAAATTCATATATGTAGTCTGTTTCTTCATTAAATCTTTTTAGGTAATGGTTAGCTAATGGATCATAGCGACTCTCATGCAGCCAACTGTAAAACTTCCCTAACTCATAACTTAGCTTTCGACTTAAGTCTGATTTAGGCTCAAGAAGCCTGTCATTATCTAAATCTTTAATATTCATCAATTGGAGGTTTATTTTTATTTCATCAATTAATGGCTCTAGTGACTTTCTATAATTGGTAGCCTTAATCTCTAGATTTGTCTCTAAAGGCTCTACTTCATAGACCATAATTAAATTAGCAATAACATCATTATAGTAATCATTGTTTAATCTTATCTCAGACTCATTTTTTAAAATATATAGCTGTTCTAAATTGGATTCTTTAGTCTCTATCGGTTGCTTAGATAAATTCAGCTTAAAATCGTTAAATAATTTTGTTATTACTTGAGAAAGAACATCAAGATAGTTGTATCTCTTAAGAAGGAAACAAAATAGTTCGTTAGAGTTAAGAACCATCACTAAATCACTTTCACCGACTTTATTACTATATAAGTTAACAGTAAGCTCATCATTATCAATGTGGTCATCATAAGGCCAACTAGCAAACCTTTTACAGTCTGAATGATTCAAATTTACAGGATGAGCACCAAATGAAGCTCTGATTGATTTGAAGTAGCTGTTGTCGTCCTCATCAAATAAACGATTTGTAAAACACTCCTTTTCACCGGAGAAAGGTAAAGTCCTCGGGTTTATAAACACTCGATGTAGTTGAGTTATTGCTTCTGAAACAAGATCTATTGCAGAAATTAAAGAAAACATCTGCATTACACGCACATCAATATTTTCCTCAACCCCTGGAGGATGTTCTAAGTACCGAATCGCTACAGTGATCCAATCCATACAAGAACAAATTATATTCCATTGATTTTTGCCACTTTTGTTGTGATAAGTCTTATAAACAAAGCTTGAATTGGAATTTACTAGATCTCTAAAGTCAGAAATCTTGTTATCCTTGATCGCCTTTTCCATTAACTTTTATCCTTAAGCTCGTTATTAGCTCTAAAATATCACTAAAAATACAAACGTATAAAGAAAAAAGGATTATTTTAACCTAGGCCAAAAGAAAGTATTGATGGTAAAACAAGCACCGAGGTAAATAAGTTCATCAGAGATTCGTTGGGTTTCGTTTCACTCAACCCAACCTACGCTAGTGACATCCCTAAACCAAAAAAGCACTTATAAAAATAAGTGCTTTTGGGTTTGCTCAATTAACTTTTGATTAAAGCGCGTTAAATACATCGTCTGTTTTAGCTGCGCAAATAAAGTCGTTTTTGTGTAGGCCTTTAATTGAATGGCTCCACCATGTAACCGTTACTTTGCCCCACTCGGTTAATAAACCTGGGTGATGGCCTTCATCTTCTGCCATGTCGCCCACTTTGTTAGTAAATGCGATTGCTTGTTTAAAGTTTTTAAATTTATAAACACGTTCAAGCTGCATAATGCCGTCGCGTACTTCTGGTACCCAGTCTGGGATTTTAGTAATTAATTGTGCAAGCTCTTCGTCAGATACTTTAGGTGCATCTACGTGGCAAGCTTCGCATGTTTGTTCACTTAATGAAGACATCTTAAATCCTTACTTTAGCGTTTCTTTTAAATTAAAGTTAACTGGCTAATTTTTCTTTTGGTGGAAATTTTGGGTCGTGCAAGCCAAGCGCTTTAGCTTGCTCAACCAAAGTCATAATATCCATTTGCGATATATCAAACAGATCATGAATCGAATTAATGGTGTAGTACTGTGGTTGCATAATATCAATACGGTACGGGGTACGCAGCACATCAATTACGCTCATAGGCGTTATTTCTGGTGTGTCTGAATAAACGTATTGCGTTTCACCCGGGCTTGATAAAATACCGCCGCCGTAGATACGCAGGCCGTTTTCGGTTTGCATTAAACCAAACTCAACCGTAAACCAATACATACGTGCAAGGTACACGCGATCTTTTTTCTGTGCTGCGTAACCTAACTGGCCATATTTGTGAGTGAATTCGGCAAAGTCAGGGTTGGTTAGCATGGCGCAGTGGCCAAATATTTCATGGAAAATGTCAGGTTCTTGAAGGTAGTCAAACTCTTCACGGCTGCGAATAAACGTGGCTACCGGAAATTGTTTGTTTGCCAACAACCTAAAAAACTCATCAAAATCAATAAGCGCAGGTACAGGCGCTACTTGCCAACCAGTGGAGGCAAGAAGCACTTCGTTAAGCTCGCTTAACTGCGGAATACGATCGTGTGGTAGGTTTATTTTTTTAAGCCCCTCCATGTACTCATAGCAGGCCTTGCCTTCAATGCACGCAAGTTGGCGTGCTACAAGCTCAGACCAAATTTTATTTTCTTCTTCGCTCCAGTGTATAACACCATTTTCGTCTGGTGTTTTAGAGGTGTATTTACTTGCTTTAGCCATAATAACCTTCTTGGGGTTAAGCCCTAAATGTGTGTCAGTGTGATACTCAATATGAGTGAGTATCTAATGCAGCCATACTATGCAAAAGTGAAGAAAAGTTTAATAGTTAAGCGTATATCAACATTTGGCACGATCATTAAAACTGTAAATATAAAATTACACACAAGGAGTAAATTGTGTACACCGTTATTTATAAAGGCTTTAAAAGCCAAAATAAGCGTACATAAATAAATACACTTAATAAATCAATGTAAAAGCTTGATTTAAGTCGTCAATAATATCGTTAACATCCTCAAGCCCAACAGAGAGTCTAATTAGGCCGTCGCTTATGCCTGCGGCTGCTCGCTCCTCGGGTGTGTAAGGTGAGTGCGTCATTGATGCGGGATGCTGAATGAGCGTTTCGGCATCGCCTAAACTTACAGCGAGTGTGCAAAGCTTCATGCTATCTATAAACTGCGCTCCTTGAGCAAGGGTGCCTTTAATTTCAAATGCAATAACGCCACCTGCAGCTTTCATTTGATTGCCTATGTATTTATTACCTGGGTGCGATTTAAGCCCTGGGTAATAAACAATATTAACTTGTGGATGCGCCTCTAAGTATTCGGCTACTGTTTGTGCGCTTTGGCAGTGACGCTCCATGCGTATAGCTAAGGTTTTTAAGCCGCGGTTTATTAGCCAAGCATCGTGCGGGCTTATGGTTGCACCAATATCTTTAAGTACCGTCATTTTTATTAGAGTAATGTGCTCCTGCGTTCCACATACAAGCCCTGCTACTACATCACCATGGCCGTTTAAGTATTTAGTGGCGCTGTGCATAATAATATCTATATCGTACTGCTTAGGTGATTGCAGCAGTGGCGTTAAAAAGGTGTTGTCGACCACACTAATTAAATTGTGTTGTTTAGCCACTGCGCCAATTAAGGCTAAATCGATAACAGCCATTGTCGGATTTATCGGGGTTTCGACAAAAATCATTTTTGAATTAGGTTTAATGGCTGCGCGCAGTTCACTCTCATTGGTCATATCAACAAAAGTGACTTCAATTCCCCAGCGCGGCAACATGTGTGCAAAAAACGCGAACGTACAACCGTATAACGCGCTTGATGCCACAAGGTGATCGCCTTGCGATAAAAAGCTCAATACCGATGCCGAAACAGCGCCCATACCTGTGGCGGTGGCTGCTGCAGCTTCGCAACCTTCTAACTGTGCTACTTTTTGCTCAAGTTCGGTGGTGGTTGGATTACCTAGCCGGGTGTAAATATAACCTGGCTCTTCGCCTGCAAAACGTGCGGCGCCTTGTGCGGCGTTTTCAAAATGAAATGTAGAGGTTTGATACAAAGGCGACGTGAGTGCGCCGTGCGGATCGTTTGCTTTTTGTGGGCCATGGATACATTGGGTATTAATATGATGCTTGCTCATTGTGTGCTCTCGTTTTTATTATGTGTGTCAATTACATAAATAAAACGCACCGCACTTTAAATCACAAGCATGCCGGATGCTCAGATGGCTATTTGTGCAAAAACCGTTCAGCTCTGTTTTGTACACAAATATTGCCACTTTTTATTGCGTTGGCTCGCCCTTTTTACGGCTCATAATTTTACTGGCAATACTTTGCACTGTGCCTTTTAACAAGCTGCGTTTGTTTTCAAGCCTTGGCAGTGGGCGGCTAAGCTCCATTGCTTTGTAGCCAATACGCGCTGTAAAAATACCGGCGCTAACACCTTGTGCTGCACGCCCCGAAAGCTTACCTAAAAGCTCAGCGCTGAGTGCTGTGGCTGCTAAATCAGATACAAGCTCAGCACTGCCTACAAATATCACTTGTTTTATAAGCATACGGTAAAGCTTAATGCGGCTTGCGTAACCAAAACCAATGCCATAAATTTTACCAATTTGCTCAATTAACTTAGTACCACGCCAAAGCACTGCCATCATATCCACCAGCGCCAGCGGGCTTAGGGCAACGAGCAATGCAGACTCTGTCGCAAAGCGATTTATTAACTTTTTAGCGTGGGTGTCTTGGGTTATAAGTAAGCTATTCGCGTAAAGGGTCATTATTTCTTTATCGCTGTGGTGGGTAGCCACTTGGTTTTTAAACGCTTCGAAGTTGTCGAGCTGCTGGTGCTTATTTAGTTTTTCAAGCCACGGCAATGCGCCGCCTACTTGCTCGCTATTTAAAAGCCTGTCGGCTTCATGACGGTGTAACTGATTGCGCTTTAAACTGCGCAGCATTCTATATTCGCGCCAAAGAATGCGCCCAATTAATAGCACACCACTTACCACGGCCGTTAAATATACGCCGCCTAAAATAACTGACTGCTGAAATGCAAATACTAACGAATAAGCAAACTCAAGTAGCACCAGTACTAAAAAGCTCACAACAAACACACCTTTAAGCGTTTGCCATTTTGACTTTTTATATACCGGCTCTAAGTCTATTTCATCTTCAATAAGCTCATCATCAGGCTCTTCAATGTATTCACTTTGACCTTGAGCAACTATTTTTGCAGGGGCAAGTTTAGGCTCAACCGCCTCATCGGCTTGGGTATTAATACGCCTGCCCGATTGAAATGTTTGGTGTGTATCGTTCATGATAATTTGTCTCCTAACAGGTACTGCATCACATGATCAAGGCGAATATGTTTAAGTTGCTTGTCGGGGTTTGGCATAGGCGCAAACGACAAAAACTCAAACCCCTGCGCTGGCCACTCATTTTTATTAAGCATGCGGTTAGGTGGCTGTGGCGGTAAATAGGTTAGCCAGTCTTGCTCATTGAGTGGTTTGCCATAAATGCAATCTAACGTTTGGCCTTTATCGGCAACTTGGCGCGGCTGCGTGGCTGTAATTGACGACATAGCCATGGTTTCTATTTGTACGCCATCAAACTTTAAGTGATTACTTTGCTCATGCACTAGCGAATCAAGCAGTAGTGCTAAGTCTTTGTGGTGCTTGGCACTTATGTGATCTGACTTATTGGCAGCAAACAGTATTTTATCTATGTTGGGTTTAAATAAGCGCTTAAAAAATCCCGACTCGCCGTAATTAAAGTGTGCGAGCAATTGGTTTATTACACTACTTTGCTCTTGGAGTGTTTCGTGGCCCTCGTTTAAGGCACTTAACACATCTACTAACACAATTTGACGATCAAAATGTTTAAAGTGCTCATTATAAAATGGCTTAACCACTTCTTTTACATAGGCGTTAAAACGCTTAATTAAATGCGCTAAGTTAGAGCCAGGCACCACTTCATCGCTTTTTATATGCTGTGCGCTTACCGGAAAAAACAATAACAGCGGCGCACCTTGTAAGTCGCCAGGCATAAGCATTCGCCCAGGTTGTAACATGGCAAGCTTAGTGTCTTTTTTAAGGCCCACCAGCATACTTTGATAAAGCGCTGCAATGTGTGCAAGTAATCCTTCATCTACGGAGGCATTTAAATCAAGCTGCTCAAGCGCGTTTAAAAATTCAGTAGAGGTGTTTACTCGTGGGTGCTGTAATAACAACGGGTACTGCTGCTCGCACCACTGGCTATAGCTTTGCTCAAGCATAGGTAAATCAAGTAGCCATTCACCTGGGTAGTCAATAATATCTAAATACAACGTAGATTGCGGTGAAAAATGCCCACGTAACCCTGAGGCACTTTGGTATTTAATAGCCAAACGCAAGGTGTTAATACGCTCGGTTGATGCAGGCCATGTAGGCTCCCCATCGCTTGGGAGTAATGCATTAAGTGCTCGTGGGTAGTCAAACGTAGGCACCTTTAACGCCTCTTGCGGCACAACTTTAGTGGCTATGTGTCGGTGCTCTCGCATTACATCAAAAAACGGTAAGTTTTTATCATCACTTTGTGTGGTTAAGTGTTTAACAAGCGCGGTAATAAACGCCGTTTTACCACTACCACTTAAACCCGTTACGGCTAATTTTACGTGTTGATCTAAACTACGATGAAGGGCTTTTTGGGCTGAACCTTTAATGCTTTTAAAGGTTTTTTTGGCAAATGAAGTGCTACTCATAATGGGCTAGCACTTCATTGACGCTTAATCACCGAACAAAGTGCTATTAAATCCTTTAAAGTTTGTTGATTTCACGGCTAACCGTAAACTCGCTTGAAGTAACATAACGCTCCATATCTTGAAGGCGTGTATCTACTCGTGCTAAACGCTCTTTTAAGTCTTGCAATGCGCGGCGCGGAGGCTCGCCTTTTTGCCATACTTTAAATTTTACTTCTAGCGGATCGTCAGTTTTAGTTGCGCTGCTTGTATGTGTAGTTGTGGGGTCTTTTTTATCTAAAATAAACCACGCTGCAATATACGCTACCACAAATAATGGGCCACCCGTTAGCAATACCGCACTAACAAATATAATGCGAACTAACCATAACTCCATATTAAAGTAGTCACTTAATCCCGCACATACACCGGCTATTTTACCGCGTTGTGGGTCTCTTAATAATTCGCGTTTGGCACTCATACTTTGCGTCTCCATTGTGGTGACTCTTGATCAAGTAATGCTTCAAGGGTCTCTACTCGGTCAGCCATTTTTTCGGCTTTTTGAGCAAGCTCAAGTAATTGGCGGTGTTCATGCTCACTTAAACCTTGGCTTACTTGTTTTTTGCTACGGTAGTGTAAAATTAACCACAGTGGCGCAACAAAAATCATAAACAAGATAAATGGTGCAACTAGTATCTCTGGATCAAACATAATCCTCTCCTGACAATCCGTATTCGATGTTTAAGCAGTGGGGCACTTTAAGTACCCCTTTATAAGTTATTTATCAGCTAGCTTCTTTTTAAGTTCGGCTAACTCATCATCTATCTTTTCATTTTTTTGCAAGTCTGCAATTTCGTCAGCAAGCGACTTTTTACCTAAATCGTAAGACTCTATTTGAGATTCTAGTCCATCAATTTTAGTTTCGTAGCGCTCAAAACGATTAAGTGCATCGTCTACTTTAGAGCTATCAAGTGCTTTTTTCACTTCAAGGCGCGACTCAGCCGAGCGTTGACGTAAAATAATTGCCTTTTGACGTGCTTTAGCATCGGCTAGCTTTTCTTGTAGCGTGGTGACTTCTTGCTGAAGCTTCTCAATATGAGACTCTACATGCTCAAGCTCGCTTTCTACTGCTGCAACCGCTTCTGCCGATTTTTGCTTTTCAAGTAGTGCTGAGCGCGCTAAATCGTCACGGTCTTTACTAAGTGCAAGCTCGGCTTTGTCTTGCCAATCGGTTACTTGTGCTTTTAATGTATCTACACGACGTACTAATTCTTTTTTCTCAGCAAGTGTTTTAGCTGACGTAGAGCGTACCTCTACTAATGTGTCTTCCATCTCTTGGATAATAAGACGAACCATTTTTTCTGGGTCTTCTGCTTTATCTAAAATGGCATTGATATTAGAATTAACAATGTCTGCAAAACGTGAAAAAATTCCCATAACATTTACCTCTGTAATATAAACTTAGTTAGTCTGCTGTAACTAGTATCAATATGCTTGCCAACTTTTTAAAAACTAAAATACACTTTATTTTCATTAAGTTAAACTAAATATACAAATTCCTTTAGTTATCCCTGATTATGAAATACACTAACTGTTAGCAAAAATGACCAAGAGTTAGGAAAAATGAGCCAATATCGCCAACAGGATAATTTACTCGGCCAATCTGATAGCTTTTTAGCTGTACTTGATCAGGTATCGCAGTTAGCTAATTTAGATAAACCAGTATTAATTATTGGTGAGCGAGGAACAGGTAAAGAGCTTATAGCAGCACGCTTACACTTTTTATCAAAACGTTGGGATCAAAACTACGTAAAACTTAACTGTGCGGCTCTTAACGAAAACCTGCTCGAAAGCGAATTATTTGGTCATGAAAGCGGCGCGTTTACCGGTGCAAGTAAGCGCCATGAAGGCCGGTTTGAACGCGCCAACAGCGGCACCTTATTTTTAGATGAGCTGGCAAACACCTCAGCCATGGTACAAGAAAAGCTTTTAAGAGTTATAGAATACGGCGAATTTGAACGTGTAGGCGGTAAACAAACCGTAAAAGTAGATACCCGTTTAGTGTGCGCCACCAATGAAGATTTACCGCACCTTGCTGAGCAAGGCGAATTTAGAAGTGACTTACTTGACCGTTTAGCCTTTGATGTAATTACTCTGCCGCCACTGCGCGAACGCCAAGACGATATTATGCTACTTGCAGAGCAATTTGCGATGAACATGGCCCGCGACTTAGAGTGGGGGTTATTTAGTGGTTTTACCCGCAGCGCCACCGAAACCCTGCTTAGTTATGATTGGCCGGGTAATATACGCGAACTTAAAAATGTAGTGGAGCGTAGCTTATACCGCCATGGCAGTGAACATATTCCCGTTCACCAGATTATTTTAGACCCATTTGAAAGCCGCTTTAGACCAAAAGCGCGTATAAAAGCACCTGTTGCTGCGCCTGTAGTGACTACAGAGCCTATCGCCGTTGCACCACCGGTCACGACTTTAAGTAATGAGGTTAACGCTACTATAGAGTTTCCGTGTAGTTTAAAAGAGCGTTCAAACGAGTTTGAAATAAATATGATCAACAAAGCACTCGAACATAGCCAATTTAATCAAAAGAAAACTGCAGAAGTATTAGGTTTAACGTATCATCAATTACGTGGTTATCTTAAAAAATACAATTTATTAGAAGATAAATAGTTAGAGGTTATGCGAGTGCATAAAATATTACTTGTTTTACTAGCCAGCACCTTAACGGGTTGTTTTGAGAGTAAAGAAGAAATCATCGAAGAAAAAAACCAAGGCCTCGTTTACTGCGCCGAAGCAAACCCTGTGTCGTTTAATCCGCAAGTAACAACCACAGGCTCTACTATTGATATTATTGCTAATCAATTATTTGACCGTTTAATTAGTATTGACCCTTTAACCGCCGACTTTAAAAGTGAGCTGGCAACCGATTGGAAAATTAGTAACGATGGTAAATCGGTTACCTTTACCCTACGTAAAGGGGTAAATTTTCACTCTACATCTTACTTTACGCCAACTCGCGATTTTAACGCTGATGACGTTATATTTACCTTTAGCCGCTTGTTTGATGTGTACAACCCCTACCATTTTGTGGGCGATGCCAATTACCCGTACTTTCAAAGTGTTGGGATTGACCAGCTAATTCGTAAA
The sequence above is drawn from the Pseudoalteromonas espejiana DSM 9414 genome and encodes:
- the glnD gene encoding [protein-PII] uridylyltransferase, producing the protein MALPNKVKKLLSDAEQLSDYRDCSSYFYKWLHNEFSKQPVGNLINARAEFIDRLLIKLFHVYDLAHEPDLALIAVGGYGRGELHPYSDIDFLLLVTQQPSEAVCEKIGQFVTMLWDLNLEIGHSVHTIEQAIEKKRGDVTFATSLLESRLIFGNHIEFEKLKTHIIETPVWRSGEFFVAKVQEQNLRHKKCHGTAYNLEPNIKENPGGLRDLQTIIWVAKKHFRAETLQELINHGYLTHEEFQELSECLENLWNIRFALHLAAGRSENRLLFDHQPNAAEILGFGSDGKASVERMMKRLFRIMSRVRELNQMLLSYFEESIMPESSEAAVIELDKDFERIGHQIRVKNPSVFFRRDQLFVLFEHIADNPEITHIYPSTIRTIRQVRRRLLGDLQDYAACREAFMRIVKHPNGMGRAFTLMHKHGMLAAYLPQWRNIFGQMQFDLFHAYTVDEHTHKLINNIYQYFDKTKISEFPLCSEIVTRMDKPELLYLAGIFHDIAKGRGGDHSELGSVDAIAFSKLHGFPSSDGKLISWLVGNHLLMSVTAQRKDINDPGVIKDFASRVKTERQLDYLYCLTVADIRATNDNLWNDWKSTLLRELYLHTQRALRLGLENPMDQRDQIRDKKHQAKQRLLNLGYVEDQIDLIWSRFKANYFTAFSEQQISWQTEHLLKCSDLSQPSVIVSDKAMHGGTQVFAYSPYSGPLFARLVSVIGSKKAQIQHAQVLTTKDGYALFNFVILEVSGDPIASSRAQSIKRGLEQALNEPRKKIRFKKNRSQRFKDFNIKPKIVLRPHARKDRSLIEIQAVDIPGLLTKIAEVFQAHLLHIHAARITTVGERAEDFFVVSNNEYQALTDEEQAKIHQALRKKFNAETE
- the dapD gene encoding 2,3,4,5-tetrahydropyridine-2,6-dicarboxylate N-succinyltransferase, producing the protein MSDLKTMIENAWDNRDSISPSTVSSDVKQAIIDALELLDSGAARVAEKISGEWVVHQWLKKAVLLSFRIRDNQPMNDGVNQFYDKVPLKFSDYTPEQFQQGGMRVVPNAVARKGSFVGKNVVLMPSYVNIGAYVDEGTMVDTWATVGSCAQIGKNVHLSGGVGIGGVLEPLQANPTIIEDNCFIGARSEIVEGVVVEEGAVISMGVYISQSTRIYDRETGEIHYGRVPAGAVVVPGALPSKDGTHSLYAAIIVKKVDQQTREKVGINALLRSIDD
- a CDS encoding 4a-hydroxytetrahydrobiopterin dehydratase, with the translated sequence MSSLSEQTCEACHVDAPKVSDEELAQLITKIPDWVPEVRDGIMQLERVYKFKNFKQAIAFTNKVGDMAEDEGHHPGLLTEWGKVTVTWWSHSIKGLHKNDFICAAKTDDVFNAL
- the phhA gene encoding phenylalanine 4-monooxygenase, producing the protein MAKASKYTSKTPDENGVIHWSEEENKIWSELVARQLACIEGKACYEYMEGLKKINLPHDRIPQLSELNEVLLASTGWQVAPVPALIDFDEFFRLLANKQFPVATFIRSREEFDYLQEPDIFHEIFGHCAMLTNPDFAEFTHKYGQLGYAAQKKDRVYLARMYWFTVEFGLMQTENGLRIYGGGILSSPGETQYVYSDTPEITPMSVIDVLRTPYRIDIMQPQYYTINSIHDLFDISQMDIMTLVEQAKALGLHDPKFPPKEKLAS
- the megL gene encoding methionine gamma-lyase: MSKHHINTQCIHGPQKANDPHGALTSPLYQTSTFHFENAAQGAARFAGEEPGYIYTRLGNPTTTELEQKVAQLEGCEAAAATATGMGAVSASVLSFLSQGDHLVASSALYGCTFAFFAHMLPRWGIEVTFVDMTNESELRAAIKPNSKMIFVETPINPTMAVIDLALIGAVAKQHNLISVVDNTFLTPLLQSPKQYDIDIIMHSATKYLNGHGDVVAGLVCGTQEHITLIKMTVLKDIGATISPHDAWLINRGLKTLAIRMERHCQSAQTVAEYLEAHPQVNIVYYPGLKSHPGNKYIGNQMKAAGGVIAFEIKGTLAQGAQFIDSMKLCTLAVSLGDAETLIQHPASMTHSPYTPEERAAAGISDGLIRLSVGLEDVNDIIDDLNQAFTLIY
- a CDS encoding YcjF family protein, with protein sequence MNDTHQTFQSGRRINTQADEAVEPKLAPAKIVAQGQSEYIEEPDDELIEDEIDLEPVYKKSKWQTLKGVFVVSFLVLVLLEFAYSLVFAFQQSVILGGVYLTAVVSGVLLIGRILWREYRMLRSLKRNQLHRHEADRLLNSEQVGGALPWLEKLNKHQQLDNFEAFKNQVATHHSDKEIMTLYANSLLITQDTHAKKLINRFATESALLVALSPLALVDMMAVLWRGTKLIEQIGKIYGIGFGYASRIKLYRMLIKQVIFVGSAELVSDLAATALSAELLGKLSGRAAQGVSAGIFTARIGYKAMELSRPLPRLENKRSLLKGTVQSIASKIMSRKKGEPTQ